One window of the Brevundimonas goettingensis genome contains the following:
- a CDS encoding DUF2336 domain-containing protein: protein MSDVIAPSSAADEIALTGSRLPALIALAQEPSSDSRRALLRELTDHFFGSTLRTAKEDELYGSVLSDLSADMETAVRKELSERFSVRADAPRGLIRRLSNDEADVADAVLRASTVLTEADLLGVVRVHGQEHLRAVSSRPEVPEAVSEVIVERGDDETLGTLLRNDGARLSRTASETAVERAKINPALHAATVERSALPADLLNEMYFVVEARLRQHILETNASMDPVLLEAALAAGRARVATEDGVFPADYAESLAYVQELAAANQLSPQMLARFLRSGSRTPFLISLAQLADVDFHTARQIIERRELDALAVICRAADLDRALFLTFAVVILNDDGEAMAKAHGYARLYADLTREQASRTLRFWRMRRGVQAA, encoded by the coding sequence ATGAGCGACGTCATCGCCCCCTCTTCCGCGGCCGATGAAATCGCCCTGACCGGCTCGCGGCTTCCCGCGCTCATCGCCCTGGCCCAGGAACCGTCGAGCGACAGCCGGCGCGCGCTATTGCGCGAACTGACCGACCATTTCTTCGGCTCGACCCTGCGCACAGCCAAGGAAGACGAACTCTACGGGTCGGTCCTGTCCGACCTGTCGGCCGACATGGAGACCGCGGTCCGCAAGGAGCTGTCGGAACGTTTCTCGGTCCGCGCCGATGCGCCGCGCGGCCTCATCCGCCGCCTGTCCAATGACGAGGCCGACGTCGCTGACGCCGTGCTGCGCGCCTCGACCGTCCTGACCGAGGCCGACCTGCTGGGCGTGGTCCGCGTCCACGGCCAGGAACATCTGCGCGCTGTCTCCAGCCGCCCGGAAGTGCCCGAGGCCGTCTCCGAGGTCATCGTCGAGCGCGGCGATGACGAGACCCTCGGCACCCTGCTGCGCAACGACGGCGCCCGCCTGTCGCGCACCGCGTCCGAAACCGCGGTCGAACGCGCCAAGATCAATCCGGCCCTGCACGCCGCGACCGTCGAACGCAGCGCCCTGCCCGCCGACCTGCTCAACGAGATGTATTTCGTCGTCGAGGCCCGACTGCGCCAGCATATCCTCGAAACCAACGCCTCCATGGATCCGGTCCTGCTGGAGGCGGCCCTCGCCGCCGGCCGCGCCCGCGTGGCGACCGAGGACGGCGTCTTCCCGGCCGACTATGCCGAGAGCCTTGCCTATGTTCAGGAACTGGCCGCCGCCAACCAGCTGTCGCCCCAGATGCTGGCCCGCTTCCTGCGCTCCGGCTCGCGCACGCCTTTCCTGATCTCCCTGGCCCAGCTCGCCGACGTCGACTTCCATACCGCACGCCAGATCATCGAGCGCCGGGAACTGGACGCCCTGGCCGTCATCTGCCGCGCCGCCGATCTGGACCGCGCCCTGTTCCTTACCTTCGCCGTGGTCATTCTCAACGACGACGGCGAAGCCATGGCCAAGGCCCACGGCTATGCCCGCCTCTATGCGGACCTGACCCGCGAACAGGCCAGCCGCACCCTGCGCTTCTGGCGCATGCGCCGCGGCGTCCAGGCGGCCTGA
- a CDS encoding MucR family transcriptional regulator, translated as MDDKTELLEMTADIVSAYVGNNSVAANDLPALIANIHAALSTVSTGVVEVEPEPKEPAVPVRKSISPDFLICLEDGRKFKSLKRHLRTKYDMSPEEYRSKWNLPKDYPMVAPNYAKARSDLAKQMGLGQGGRKPARATRGKK; from the coding sequence ATGGACGACAAGACCGAACTTCTGGAAATGACCGCTGACATCGTGTCGGCCTATGTCGGCAACAACAGTGTGGCGGCCAATGACCTGCCCGCGCTGATCGCCAACATCCATGCCGCGCTTTCGACCGTCTCGACCGGCGTGGTCGAGGTCGAGCCCGAGCCCAAGGAACCTGCGGTTCCGGTTCGCAAGTCCATCAGCCCGGACTTCCTGATCTGTCTGGAAGACGGCCGCAAGTTCAAGTCGCTGAAGCGTCATCTGCGCACCAAGTACGACATGAGCCCGGAAGAATACCGGTCCAAGTGGAATCTGCCCAAGGACTATCCGATGGTTGCGCCCAACTACGCCAAGGCGCGTTCGGACCTGGCCAAGCAGATGGGTCTGGGCCAGGGCGGCCGTAAGCCGGCCCGCGCGACACGCGGCAAGAAGTAG